AATCTTCTGGTCTAGTAGATAACTCTACAAAATATTCAAAACCAAAAACTTTATAGAATGAATCAATAAGCTTAATTACATTTAATATTTCATCTTTTATTTGATCTCTTGTCATAAATATATGAGCATCATCTTGAGTAAAGCATCTAACTCTCATTAAACCATGTAATGCTCCTGATAATTCATGTCTATGAACTAATCCTAGTTCACCAAATCTAAGTGGAAGTTCTTTATATGAATGTAATGCAGTTTTATAAGCAAGTAATGATCCTGGACAGTTCATTGGCTTAATAGCATATGCACCTTCATCTATAGTTGTGAAGTACATATTTTCTTTATAATGATCCCAGTGACCACTTCTATGCCATAACTCTTCGTTTAATATTATTGGAGTTTTTATTTCTTGGTATCCAGCTTTTGAGTGAACTTCTCTCCAATAGTTTTCAAGTTCATTTCTAACTACCATACCTTTTGGTAAGAAGAATGGGAATCCTGGACCTTCTTCTAATAAAGCAAATAATTCTAATTCTTTTCCTAATTTTCTATGGTCTCTTTTCTTTGCTTCTTCAAGCATATTTATATATGCTTCTACTTCTGATTTCTTTAAGAATGCAGTTCCGTAAATTCTTTGAAGCATCTTATTTTTTTCATTTCCTCTCCAATAAGCACCAGCTGTTGATAAAAGCTTTATAGCCTTTACATTTTTAGTACTTGGCACGTGAGGTCCTGCACAAAGATCAGTAAATTCTCCTTGAGTATAGAAAGAAATTGTTTCTCCTTCTGGAAGATCCTTTATAAGTTCTACTTTGTATGGCTCATTTTTTTCTTCCATATATTTTATAGCTTCTTCTCTTGGAAGTGTGAATTTTTCAAGCTTTAAGTCTTCTTTTATTATCTTTTCCATTTCCTTTTCTATTTTAACTAGAACTTCTGGAGTTATTGGAAAATCTGCATCAAAATCATAATAGAATCCTGTGTCTATTGATGGCCCTATAGCAAGTTTTACATCTGGATATAATCTCTTTACTGCTTGTGCTAATATATGAGAAGCAGTATGTCTTAATGTGTGACGTCCACCTTCATCATCAAAAGTTAAGATTTCAAGAGTGCAGTCATCATTTAATACTGTCATAAGTTCTGCCTCTTCGCCATTTACTGTTGCTCCTAATGCTTTTTTAGCTAATCCCATTGAAATTAATTTAGCTACTTCTAAAACAGTGCTTCCTTTTGGTGCTTCTTTAACACTGCCATCTTTTAAAGTAATTTTAATGTTTTCCATTATCTTTCCTCCTATTTCTATTTTAAACTACAAAAAATAAAAAACTCGCCCCTATATGGGACGAGGATATCGCGATTCCACCCAAATTAATAGTACTAAAATATAATACTTTTAATACTATTCACTCGAAAGCCTTAACGCAGCCAACGGCAATGGTTATTTCCCATGCAACTCAAAGGTGGTTTTCAGCAAATCTTATTTAAGAAAGTCTTGCAGCCTAATTGGACTTTCAT
Above is a genomic segment from Clostridium bornimense containing:
- the thrS gene encoding threonine--tRNA ligase, with product MENIKITLKDGSVKEAPKGSTVLEVAKLISMGLAKKALGATVNGEEAELMTVLNDDCTLEILTFDDEGGRHTLRHTASHILAQAVKRLYPDVKLAIGPSIDTGFYYDFDADFPITPEVLVKIEKEMEKIIKEDLKLEKFTLPREEAIKYMEEKNEPYKVELIKDLPEGETISFYTQGEFTDLCAGPHVPSTKNVKAIKLLSTAGAYWRGNEKNKMLQRIYGTAFLKKSEVEAYINMLEEAKKRDHRKLGKELELFALLEEGPGFPFFLPKGMVVRNELENYWREVHSKAGYQEIKTPIILNEELWHRSGHWDHYKENMYFTTIDEGAYAIKPMNCPGSLLAYKTALHSYKELPLRFGELGLVHRHELSGALHGLMRVRCFTQDDAHIFMTRDQIKDEILNVIKLIDSFYKVFGFEYFVELSTRPEDSMGSDEDWEAATNGLRDALEERGLAYKVNEGDGAFYGPKIDFHLRDCIGRTWQCGTIQLDFQLPERFDISYIGPDGEKHRPVMIHRVVFGSIERFIGILIEQYAGAFPTWLAPVQVRIMNITDSSAEYVKSLEEKLKDANIRVETDLRNEKIGYKIREAQLQKVPYMIVIGEKEMNEGKIAVRSRIDGDLGVMDLEDFIGKIKEEINTKKNNLK